One segment of Kitasatospora viridis DNA contains the following:
- a CDS encoding RICIN domain-containing protein has protein sequence MHKTTRRAVRGAAALAIALGGVAAASSPAAAYGNTDTFSWPHHYRIGGNNNTGRCVDDSFDSNAVSGNLLRGFPCLANSYSGGWQEWTVVEVSSGGASLQNAATGLCLDDSDAGPNGSDLLRGFPCNGLSWQHWRIVNRYTGTSPSYPQQVLQNEATGRCLDDSDAGPGGSDLLRGYPCNGPSQDGGWQGWDLYQMG, from the coding sequence ATGCACAAGACCACCAGGCGGGCCGTGCGAGGCGCCGCGGCTCTGGCGATCGCGCTGGGGGGCGTCGCTGCGGCGAGCTCCCCGGCTGCCGCCTACGGCAACACCGACACCTTTTCCTGGCCGCACCACTACCGGATCGGCGGGAACAACAACACCGGCCGCTGCGTGGACGACTCCTTCGACTCGAACGCCGTCAGCGGCAACCTGCTGCGCGGCTTCCCCTGCCTCGCGAACAGCTACAGCGGCGGCTGGCAGGAGTGGACCGTGGTGGAGGTCAGCTCCGGTGGCGCCTCCCTGCAGAACGCCGCCACCGGGCTGTGCCTGGACGACTCCGACGCCGGTCCCAACGGCTCGGACCTGCTGCGCGGCTTCCCCTGCAACGGGCTGAGCTGGCAGCACTGGAGGATCGTCAACCGCTACACCGGCACGAGCCCTTCCTATCCCCAGCAGGTGCTCCAGAACGAGGCAACCGGCCGCTGCCTGGACGACTCCGATGCCGGCCCCGGCGGCTCGGACCTGCTGCGCGGCTACCCCTGCAACGGACCGTCGCAGGACGGCGGCTGGCAGGGTTGGGACCTGTACCAGATGGGGTGA
- a CDS encoding TetR family transcriptional regulator, translating to MRGEDEEIEPGMRDRKKARTRDGIRTAAFDLFEEQGFERTTVQQICRRADVAHRTFFRYYPTKEALLFGWDFGRLLLDAFAGAPAGLDLWAAMEHALTSTDGQWEESAEHAARRRRLRGEYLPVQSVRNYALIVIDTLTQRTAELAADRLGVDPGADLRPTAFATLFAGIVRGHVLDGGRDTDPLPSWAEAYRAVLRS from the coding sequence ATGCGGGGCGAGGACGAGGAGATCGAACCCGGCATGCGCGACCGCAAGAAGGCGCGCACCCGGGACGGCATCCGCACCGCCGCCTTCGACCTGTTCGAGGAGCAGGGCTTCGAGCGGACCACCGTGCAGCAGATCTGCCGCCGGGCCGACGTCGCGCACCGCACCTTCTTCCGCTACTACCCGACCAAGGAGGCGCTGCTCTTCGGCTGGGACTTCGGCCGGCTGCTGCTGGACGCCTTCGCCGGGGCACCCGCCGGGCTCGACCTGTGGGCCGCGATGGAGCACGCGCTGACCAGCACCGACGGCCAGTGGGAGGAGTCGGCCGAGCACGCCGCCCGGCGCCGCCGGCTGCGCGGCGAGTACCTCCCGGTGCAGTCGGTGCGCAACTACGCGCTGATCGTCATCGACACCCTCACCCAGCGCACCGCCGAACTGGCCGCCGACCGGCTCGGCGTGGACCCGGGCGCGGACCTTCGCCCCACGGCCTTCGCCACGCTGTTCGCCGGGATCGTCCGCGGGCACGTGCTGGACGGCGGCCGGGACACCGACCCGCTGCCCTCCTGGGCGGAGGCCTACCGGGCGGTGCTCAGATCCTGA
- a CDS encoding LLM class F420-dependent oxidoreductase produces the protein MDLRIFTEPQQGADYETLLRVAKTAEQLGYDGFFRSDHYLKMGSASGLPGPTDAWITLAGLARETERIRLGTLMTAATFRLPGVLAIQVAQVDAMSGGRVELGLGAGWYEQEHRAYGIPFPKAKFDRLEEQLAIVTGLWATEVGKTFDFTGRHYQLADSPALPKPVQSRVPVLLGGLGPTRTPALAARYATEFNLPFASVEQTVEQFARVRAAAEEIGRPADDLVYSNALVACVGRTEAEVNRRAAAIGREPVELRANGLAGTPAEVLERIERFRAVGSRRIYLQILDLDDLDHLELIATEVMPHLA, from the coding sequence GTGGACCTTCGAATCTTCACCGAGCCCCAGCAGGGCGCCGACTACGAGACGCTGCTGCGCGTCGCCAAGACCGCCGAGCAGCTCGGCTACGACGGCTTCTTCCGTTCCGACCACTACCTGAAGATGGGCTCGGCCAGCGGCCTGCCCGGACCGACCGACGCCTGGATCACGCTGGCCGGCCTGGCCCGGGAGACCGAGCGGATCCGGCTCGGCACGCTGATGACCGCCGCCACCTTCCGGCTGCCCGGCGTGCTGGCCATCCAGGTGGCCCAGGTCGACGCGATGAGCGGCGGCCGGGTCGAGCTCGGCCTCGGCGCCGGCTGGTACGAGCAGGAGCACCGGGCCTACGGGATCCCGTTCCCGAAGGCCAAGTTCGACCGGCTGGAGGAGCAGCTGGCGATCGTCACCGGCCTGTGGGCCACCGAGGTCGGCAAGACCTTCGACTTCACCGGCCGCCACTACCAGCTCGCCGACTCGCCCGCGCTGCCCAAGCCGGTGCAGAGCCGGGTGCCGGTGCTGCTCGGCGGCCTCGGCCCCACCCGCACCCCGGCGCTGGCCGCCCGTTACGCCACCGAGTTCAACCTGCCGTTCGCCTCGGTCGAGCAGACCGTCGAGCAGTTCGCCCGGGTCCGCGCCGCCGCCGAGGAGATCGGCCGCCCGGCCGACGACCTGGTCTACTCGAACGCCCTGGTGGCCTGCGTCGGCCGCACCGAGGCCGAGGTCAACCGCCGCGCCGCGGCGATCGGCCGCGAGCCGGTCGAGCTGCGGGCCAACGGCCTGGCCGGCACCCCGGCCGAGGTGCTGGAGCGGATCGAGCGCTTCCGCGCGGTCGGCAGCCGCCGGATCTACCTGCAGATCCTCGACCTGGACGACCTGGACCACCTCGAACTGATCGCCACCGAGGTCATGCCGCACCTCGCCTGA
- a CDS encoding alpha/beta fold hydrolase: MQDVQLPAGVVEYDETGAGPPVVLLHGLMMDHSLWDRVLPLLPAGFRYLRPVLPLGAHRRPMRPDADLTLGGLVGLVADFLDALDLRDVTLVHSDWGGALFLTARGRDQRVARQVILPCEAFDNFPPGLPGKLAVRSARVPGGLWLAARQLRIGALRRLPPLFGQMTRDPVPDELVRGWTAPLLRDPAIRRDLRAYLTGPLDKARLVRDTEALRDFAGPALVLWSPDNRLMPPEHGHRLAELLPAGEYAEVPGAYVLSMLDEPDAVAREISRFLTAGQPGGGGGVTQPA, translated from the coding sequence GTGCAGGATGTCCAACTTCCGGCCGGTGTCGTCGAGTACGACGAAACGGGTGCCGGGCCGCCGGTCGTCCTGCTGCACGGACTGATGATGGACCACAGTCTCTGGGACCGCGTCCTGCCCTTGCTTCCGGCCGGGTTCCGCTACCTGCGCCCGGTGCTCCCGCTGGGCGCCCACCGGCGGCCCATGCGGCCGGACGCCGACCTGACGCTGGGTGGACTGGTCGGCCTGGTCGCCGACTTCCTCGACGCGCTCGACCTGCGCGACGTCACCCTGGTGCACAGCGACTGGGGCGGGGCGCTCTTCCTCACCGCCCGCGGCCGCGACCAGCGGGTGGCCCGGCAGGTGATCCTGCCCTGCGAGGCGTTCGACAACTTCCCGCCCGGGCTGCCCGGCAAGCTCGCGGTGCGCTCCGCCAGGGTGCCCGGCGGGCTGTGGCTGGCCGCCCGCCAGCTGCGGATCGGCGCACTGCGCCGACTGCCGCCGCTGTTCGGGCAGATGACCCGCGACCCGGTGCCGGACGAGTTGGTCCGCGGCTGGACCGCGCCCCTGCTCCGCGATCCGGCGATCCGGCGCGACCTGCGCGCCTACCTCACCGGGCCGCTCGACAAGGCCCGGCTCGTCCGCGACACCGAGGCGCTGCGCGACTTCGCCGGGCCCGCCCTGGTGCTCTGGTCGCCCGACAACCGGTTGATGCCGCCCGAGCACGGCCACCGGCTCGCCGAGCTGCTGCCGGCCGGGGAGTACGCCGAGGTGCCCGGCGCGTACGTGCTCTCGATGCTGGACGAGCCCGACGCCGTGGCGCGGGAGATCAGCCGGTTCCTGACGGCGGGTCAGCCCGGTGGCGGGGGCGGCGTGACCCAGCCGGCCTGA
- a CDS encoding nucleoside deaminase — MITPADETLLRRAIAIAAAAVVQGDAPFGSLLADPDGTVLAEDHNTVRRDDDITAHPELKLARWAARELTPQAAAGVTMYTSCQPCGMCAGALVRSGIGRVVFALSTDQLVELVPAAGDWPTVRQDGPALFETARDPIEAYYRRA, encoded by the coding sequence ATGATCACCCCAGCCGACGAGACGCTGCTGCGCCGCGCGATCGCCATCGCGGCCGCCGCCGTGGTCCAGGGCGACGCCCCGTTCGGCTCGCTGCTGGCCGACCCGGACGGCACGGTGCTGGCCGAGGACCACAACACCGTGCGCCGCGACGACGACATCACGGCCCACCCCGAGCTGAAGCTGGCCCGCTGGGCGGCCCGCGAGCTCACCCCGCAGGCCGCCGCCGGCGTCACCATGTACACCAGCTGCCAGCCCTGCGGCATGTGCGCCGGGGCCCTGGTCCGCTCGGGCATCGGCCGGGTGGTCTTCGCGCTCTCCACCGACCAGTTGGTGGAGCTGGTCCCGGCCGCCGGCGACTGGCCGACGGTCCGTCAGGACGGCCCGGCCCTGTTCGAGACGGCCCGCGACCCGATCGAGGCGTACTACCGGCGCGCCTGA
- a CDS encoding tyrosine-protein phosphatase, which yields MSSLVNFRDPAVLADPAGRLVRRGAFFRSAQPFPAADPRTVAELAEHDIRTVVDLRGGAEVREEDWAAAVAAGIEVLRVPMESSGGALDAVLWGMETSDDLGAFYLAVAESAPEAIRAAVDAAARPGGVLVHCAAGKDRTGLLIALLLDLLGVAGEEITADYARTTEALPQIWAGLADRHRAALNDLERSRVKLPAPLLAAPAEAMTAFLDLVHTRYGSAAGLLAHCGVPAETLAAVRAKAAADTAEVAAAAAE from the coding sequence ATGTCCTCCCTGGTCAACTTCCGCGACCCCGCCGTCCTCGCCGACCCGGCCGGCCGACTGGTCCGCCGCGGCGCGTTCTTCCGCTCCGCCCAGCCGTTCCCGGCCGCCGACCCGCGCACCGTCGCCGAGCTGGCCGAGCACGACATCCGCACCGTGGTCGACCTGCGCGGCGGCGCCGAGGTCCGCGAGGAGGACTGGGCCGCCGCCGTCGCGGCCGGCATCGAGGTGCTGCGCGTCCCGATGGAGTCCTCCGGCGGGGCGCTCGACGCGGTGCTGTGGGGCATGGAGACCAGCGACGACCTCGGCGCCTTCTACCTGGCGGTGGCCGAGTCCGCCCCGGAGGCGATACGCGCCGCCGTCGACGCGGCCGCCCGCCCCGGCGGCGTGCTGGTGCACTGCGCCGCCGGCAAGGACCGCACCGGTCTGCTGATCGCCCTGCTGCTCGACCTGCTCGGCGTCGCCGGCGAGGAGATCACCGCCGACTACGCGCGCACCACCGAGGCGCTGCCGCAGATCTGGGCGGGGCTGGCGGACCGTCACCGGGCCGCCCTCAACGACCTGGAGCGCAGCAGGGTCAAGCTCCCCGCCCCGCTGCTGGCCGCGCCCGCCGAGGCGATGACCGCCTTCCTCGACCTGGTGCACACCCGCTACGGCTCCGCCGCCGGCCTGCTCGCCCACTGCGGCGTGCCCGCCGAGACCCTGGCCGCCGTGCGCGCCAAGGCCGCCGCCGACACCGCCGAGGTCGCCGCCGCAGCAGCCGAATGA
- a CDS encoding LLM class flavin-dependent oxidoreductase, whose amino-acid sequence MQLGVNVPNFGPGTDPGVLREWARTTEGLGFDLLMLSDHVAITPDVAERYPEPFFEPFTALSWLAGTGTRLRLGTTVLILPYRHPRLLARMAANLDQLSEGRLVLGVGVGWARQEFEALGVPFTARGRLTDEALTVLRETVPGVPVWVGGQSPAALRRTVRFGDAWHPLRLPVDRMRALLTDRPLPGFAPRIALRLTDAPVTDPERLAGVGTLEQVLDDLDQLRRLGAGTVVLDPYHGDPEQTRHPETAWRALAEIATHRRSTP is encoded by the coding sequence ATGCAACTTGGCGTCAACGTACCGAACTTCGGGCCGGGCACCGACCCCGGCGTGCTGCGCGAATGGGCCCGCACCACCGAGGGGCTCGGCTTCGACCTGCTGATGCTCTCGGACCACGTCGCGATCACCCCGGACGTGGCCGAGCGCTACCCCGAGCCGTTCTTCGAGCCGTTCACCGCGCTCTCCTGGCTGGCCGGCACCGGCACCCGCCTGCGGCTGGGCACCACCGTGCTGATCCTGCCCTACCGGCACCCGCGACTGCTGGCCCGGATGGCCGCCAACCTCGACCAGCTCAGCGAGGGCCGGCTGGTGCTCGGGGTCGGCGTCGGCTGGGCCCGCCAGGAGTTCGAGGCGCTCGGCGTGCCGTTCACCGCGCGCGGCCGGCTGACCGACGAGGCGCTCACCGTGCTGCGCGAGACCGTCCCCGGGGTGCCGGTCTGGGTCGGCGGCCAGAGCCCGGCCGCGCTGCGGCGCACCGTCAGGTTCGGCGACGCCTGGCACCCGCTGCGGCTCCCGGTGGACCGGATGCGCGCGCTCCTGACGGACCGTCCGCTGCCCGGCTTCGCGCCCAGGATCGCCCTGCGGCTCACCGACGCCCCGGTGACCGACCCCGAGCGGCTCGCCGGCGTCGGCACCCTGGAGCAGGTGCTCGACGACCTCGACCAATTGCGCCGGCTCGGCGCCGGTACGGTCGTCCTCGACCCCTACCACGGGGACCCGGAGCAGACCCGCCACCCCGAAACGGCCTGGCGGGCACTCGCCGAGATCGCCACCCACCGGAGGAGCACCCCATGA